Below is a genomic region from Pseudomonas berkeleyensis.
TGCCGAGGCATTGTTGCCGCGCAATGCCTGCGTGACCGACAACCAGTTCGTTCTCGACTATTTCCGCCGTACGCCGGATCACCGTCTGCTGTTCGGCGGTGGCTGCACCTACCTGGGCGGCTTGCCAAAGGACGTTGCGGCGGCCACTCGACCGTTCCTCGAACGTGTCTTCCCGCAGTTGTCAGGTGTGGCCATCGACTTCGCCTGGGGCGGCCACATCGACGTGACCCGCGCCCGTACGCCGGACATCGGCGGTGAGAACGGCCGCTACTGGCTGCAGGGCTTCTCCGGCCACGGCGTGTTGCCGACCCTGGCAGCGGCGCGGGCGGTCAGCGATGCCATTCTCGGCAATGACGACGAACTGGCGTTGTACCGGCAACTGCACAACCCCGAATTCCCGTTCGGCGAACGCCTGGCGGCGCCGCTCGAGGCCATCGGCAAGGCCTGGTACCGACTGAGAGACAGCTTCTGAAATGGACAGCCCTGATATGGACAAGAATCTGGAGATGGCCGCTCTGGCCGTGCTCATCCATGACCTGCGCAAGCATAAGAAGGTCACCCTCAATGAGCTGGCCGAGCGTATCGGTCGTTCCGTGGGCTTTCTCTCGCAGGTCGAACGTGGCCTGTCGCGCCCGACGGTGGAGGATCTGACCGCCATCGCCGAGGCGCTCGACGTACCGACCACCTATTTCTACAGCCTGCCCAAACCCAAGGAACTGGACTGGGTCACCCGCCCGGACGAGCGCCGCACCCTGTACCTGGCTGGCGGCATCACCGACATCATGGCGTCGCCCACCTTGCAGGGCGCGTTCATGGTGGTGGACAGCCTGCTCGAACCCGGCGCCAGCAGTGGCGAGCGGCAGATGAGCGACCGTTCCGAGCAGGCCGGCTACGTGCTCGAAGGCCAACTGACGCTGTGGCTGGGCGAGGACGAACAGAGCGCCACTCTTTACCCCGGCGACGTATTCCAGGTGCCGAGCTATGCGCGCCTGCGTTATGCCAACCAAGGCTACACCCCCGCGCGGGTGTTGTGGATCTACACCTGACCTCCCGTGAATCGGAAATAACCACAATGAACGCCACCCGAGTCGAGCTACTCGATGAAGTCCGTCAATTCCGCCAGGCCCACCCCGAGGTGCGCTTCGTCGACCTGATCTGCCTGGACATTCCCGGGCATTTCTATGGCAAGCGCTACCCCATCGAGATGCTGGAGAAGGTTGCCGCCGGCAGTGCTTTGAAACTGCCGCAGAACTGCGTGCTGCTCGGTGCTCAGGGCGGGCTCTACGAGATTGGCGACTACTGCTTCCATGATGGTGATCCGGACGCGCCGCGGCGCTTGATCCCCGGCACGCTCAAGCTAGTGAACTGGGAGCGCCAGCCGCTGGGGCAGATGCTGATCAGCTCCGATGGCACCGAAGCGCCCATCGAGTTCGAGCCGCGCGAGGTGCTGACGCGCGTGGTGCAGCGCTTGGCTGCGCGTGGCATTCGCCCGGTGGTGGCCTTCGAGCTGGAGTTCTACCTGTTCGACAAGTCGCTCAAGGATGGTCTGCCGCAGTACCCACGCGATGACGTGAGCGGTGATGCCGATGATCAACCGAACATGCACATCGAGCGGCTCTCGCGTTTCGCCGATGTACTCGACGACATCGCTGAGACCGCACGTCTGCAAGGTATCGACACCACGGTGATCACCGCCGAGATCGGCCCGGGGCAGTTCGAGATCAATTTTAGCCACAGCGCCGACCCGATGCAGGCTGCCGACTGGTCGGCGCTGTTCTGTCGGCTGACCCGTGGCGTGGCGTTGAAGCATGGCCATCGCGCCAGCTTCATGGCCAAGCCGTACCTGCAGTATCCGGGCAGTGGCATGCATATCCACGTCAGTCTGTACGACGAGGCTGGCGACAACCTGCTGGCGCGTGACGAGCAGCGCCCATTGCGGCATGCCGTGGCCGGCTGTCTGAGCCTGTTGCCGGAACTGATGCCGATCTACGCGCCGAACCACAACAGCTACCGCCGCTTTGGCGCCCAGGTGAACTCGGCGAGCAAGGCCAGTTGGGGCTTCGAGGATCGCGACGCCTGCGTGCGCATTCCCGAGTCGGACGCGCGCAACCTGCGCCTGGAGTTCCGCCTGCCGGGCGCCGATGCCAACCCCTATCTGGTGCTGGCGGCATTGCTGACCAGTATCGAGCATGGCCTCGACGCTCAGGTCGAACCCATCGCACCACTGAATGACGACCGCAGCAGCGGCGTCGACTTTCCCAACGACATGCTCGACGCCGTGCGCCGAATGCAGGCCAGCGAGCGCGTCGCCGCCGGCCTCGGCAGCGAGTTCGTCATGGTTTATTGCGAGAACAAACGCCAGGATCACCTGGCCTTCATGCACGACATCAGCCCGCGCGAATACCGCTGGTATCTGTGATGTCCCGGATCGAAGGAGGCGACATGAATAACTCGAAAACCGCACACTGGCAGGCGCTGAGCCAGGCCCACCACCTGGCGCCGTTCAGTGATTACAGGCAGCTGGCCGAGAAGGGCCCGCGCATCATCACCGAGGCCAAGGGTGTGCACCTGTGGGACAGCGAGGGCAACAAGATCCTCGATGGCATGGCTGGCCTGTGGTGCGTGGCCGTCGGCTATGGCCGCGAGGAGCTGGTCGCTGCAGCTTCCAAACAGATGTTGCAGCTGCCGTTCTACAACACCTTCTTCCAGACCGCTCACCCGCCAGTCCTGGAACTGGCGCATGCCATCTCCAAGTTGGCGCCGGCCGGCATGAACCATGTGTTCTTCACCGGTTCGGGTTCGGAAGGCAATGACACCATGCTGCGTCTGGTGCGCCACTACTGGGCGTGCAAGGGCCAGCCGAACAAGAAAATCATCATCGGTCGCGACAATGGCTACCACGGCTCCACCGTGGCCGGCGCCAGCCTCGGCGGCATGAAGTTCATGCACGAGCAGGGCGACCTGCCGATTCCAGGTATCGCGCATATCCCGCAGCCGTACTGGTTCGGCGAGGGCGGCGAGCAATCGCCGGAAGAGTTCGGCATCTGGGCCGCCGACCAGTTGGAGAAGAAGATTCTCGAACTGGGTGA
It encodes:
- a CDS encoding helix-turn-helix domain-containing protein yields the protein MDKNLEMAALAVLIHDLRKHKKVTLNELAERIGRSVGFLSQVERGLSRPTVEDLTAIAEALDVPTTYFYSLPKPKELDWVTRPDERRTLYLAGGITDIMASPTLQGAFMVVDSLLEPGASSGERQMSDRSEQAGYVLEGQLTLWLGEDEQSATLYPGDVFQVPSYARLRYANQGYTPARVLWIYT
- a CDS encoding glutamine synthetase family protein, which gives rise to MNATRVELLDEVRQFRQAHPEVRFVDLICLDIPGHFYGKRYPIEMLEKVAAGSALKLPQNCVLLGAQGGLYEIGDYCFHDGDPDAPRRLIPGTLKLVNWERQPLGQMLISSDGTEAPIEFEPREVLTRVVQRLAARGIRPVVAFELEFYLFDKSLKDGLPQYPRDDVSGDADDQPNMHIERLSRFADVLDDIAETARLQGIDTTVITAEIGPGQFEINFSHSADPMQAADWSALFCRLTRGVALKHGHRASFMAKPYLQYPGSGMHIHVSLYDEAGDNLLARDEQRPLRHAVAGCLSLLPELMPIYAPNHNSYRRFGAQVNSASKASWGFEDRDACVRIPESDARNLRLEFRLPGADANPYLVLAALLTSIEHGLDAQVEPIAPLNDDRSSGVDFPNDMLDAVRRMQASERVAAGLGSEFVMVYCENKRQDHLAFMHDISPREYRWYL